One Setaria viridis chromosome 7, Setaria_viridis_v4.0, whole genome shotgun sequence genomic region harbors:
- the LOC117865349 gene encoding E3 ubiquitin-protein ligase UPL3 isoform X2 has translation METRSRKRAEASSSCATSSSRSSKRSRPNPNPNPPANTAAKPAPAPPRTRRSAAANPLPAMDSSGDNNPNPNLLPRRRGRSSNADKGKEQQQPEPSESSRVREAERLLGLGFKGTEDDDDAGFGAGAIPHSLTSASTALQGLLRKLGAGLDDILPSSALSAAAASSSSASGQLGGRLKKVLVGLRADGEDGRQVEALTQLCEMLSIGTEESLRAFSVDSFVPVLVGLLNHESNPDIMLLAARALTHLCDVLPSSCSAVVHYGAVPCFCARLLTIEYMDLAEQSLQALKKISLEHPTACLRAGALMAVLSYLDFFSTGVQRVALSTAANMCRKLPSDASDFVMEAVPLLTNLLNYHDSKVLEHASVCLTHIVEAFSSSPEKLDELCNHGLVAQAASLISVSNSAGQASLSTSTYTGVIRLLSICASGSPLASKTLLLLGISGILKDVLSGSGLVAGTTVTPTLTRPADQIIEIVKLADELLPPLPVGTISLPMYSDVHMKGSSVKKSTCSKQGEPGSIENELSGREKLLRDQPELLHQFGMDLLPIMTQVYGSSVSGSVRHKCLSVIGKLMYYSSAEMIQSLLSTTNISSFLAGILGWKDPQVLIPALQIAEVLMEKLPEIFLKMFVREGVVHAVELLICPEFSGQVTPQMSQLDNHVDSITSSCSRRNRCRNNAVNTENNLPDEPKRSHSVIANALLSTTEVQNNDLCALVSNLAKSFKDKYFPSEPGSTDISVTDDLLKLRVLCAKLNTTADTIKTKAKGKSKATMGNSFDVICNVEDQLDSIIAEMLSELSKGDGVSTFEFIGSGVVTALLNYLSCGSFGREKVPEANLPNLRHQAVRRYKAFISVALPNYEDGNRTPMALLVQKLQGALSSLEHFPVVLSHSGRVQTLGGSRLVTGLGTLSQPFKLRLCRAPGEKSLKDYSSNIVLIDPLASLAAVEEFLWPRVQRTESVSKPVLSSANNSESGAAISTAGALSIPSATQSARRASLRSKSSAATSGAINKDHQEGSINALKGKGKAVLKSSLDEPKGPHTRNAARRKAASENDVELKPSNGHSTLEDEDLDASPVEIDDALMIDDDDEDVSQDEDADHEVLQGSRPACVPERVHDVRLGDADDSSVVSLANSNQAQPSSGSSTKNTSSTGLDAAEFRSPSTFGSRGAMSFAAAAMAGLGSRGIRGSRDRSRATEHYNKLIFTAGGKQLNKHLTVYQAVQRQVVHDDEDVDQLGGSDLPDDGNHFWGDVFTVTYQKADYAVEKGPVGGSASAPKFSQSDSCKPLSRKQCTSLLDSILQGELPCDLEKSNQTYNILSLLRVLEGLNQLSPRLRLQATSDNFVEGKVATLDGLYGVGAKVPLEEFVNTKMTPKLARQIQDVLALCSGSLPSWCYQLTKACPFLFPFETRRQYFYSTAFGLSRALHRLQQHPGDNNNTAIEREIRVGRLQRQKVRVSRNRILDSAAKVMEMFSNQKAVLEVEYFGEVGTGLGPTSEFYTLLSHDLQRVDLGLWRSHSTGNSGTQIDGNGYHLIGIKHESESLFESRNVVQAHLGLFPQPWPPSAAALEGSKFFKVVEYFRLVGRVMAKALQDGRLLDLPLSTAFYKLLLGQELELYDVLSFDTEFGKILQELQILVARKRFLESCCSDSRKIEELCFRGAPVEDLCLDFTLPGYPDYVLKEGGENVVVDIYNLEEYISLVVDATVKTGIMRQVEAMKAGFNQVFDISSLQIFSPQELDYLICGRRELWEPEILLEHIKFDHGYTSKSPAIVNFLEIMAEFTPEQQHSFCQFVTGAPRLPPGGLAALNPKLTIVRKHSSSAANTTNATGAIESADDDLPSVMTCANYLKLPPYSTKAIMLKKLLYAINEGQGSFDLS, from the exons ATGGAAACGCGCAGCCGCAAGCGGGCTGAGGCCTCCTCTTCTTGCGCGACCTCCTCGTCCCGCTCCTCGAAGCGCTCGCGTcccaaccctaaccctaacccccCCGCAAACACTGCCGCCaagcccgcgccggcgccaccacggacccgccgctccgccgctgCCAACCCCCTCCCCGCGATGGACTCCTCGGGCGACAACAATCCCAACCCCAACCTGCTGccgcgacgccgcggccgctcCTCCAACGCAGATAAAGGtaaggagcagcagcagccggagcCCTCTGAGAGCTCCCGAGTGCGTGAGGCCGAGCGGCTACTGGGCTTAGGTTTCAAGGGCactgaggacgacgacgacgccggatTCGGTGCTGGTGCCATCCCCCACAGCCTGACCTCAGCGAGCACTGCTCTCCAGGGGCTGCTTAGGAAGCTGGGCGCTGGCCTGGATGACATCCTTCCTTCGTCGGCCCTGTCAGCCGCAGCTgcgtcatcatcatcagcatccGGACAGTTGGGTGGGAGGTTGAAGAAGGTACTTGTGGGGCTGCGTGCGGATGGGGAGGACGGGCGGCAGGTGGAGGCACTGACACAACTCTGTGAGATGCTGTCCATTGGCACAGAAGAATCACTCAGAGCATTCTCGGTGGACTCGTTTGTCCCTGTCCTGGTTGGGCTGCTCAATCACGAGAGCAACCCAGACATCATGCTGCTTGCTGCACGTGCCCTAACTCACCTCTGTGATGTGCTTCCATCTTCCTGCTCTGCTGTTGTGCATTATGGTGCTGTGCCCTGCTTTTGCGCCCGGCTTCTCACCATTGAATACATGGACTTGGCGGAGCAG tCTTTGCAAGCTCTTAAGAAAATATCCCTGGAGCATCCAACTGCCTGCTTGCGGGCTGGTGCGCTAATGGCAGTTCTATCATACCTTGACTTTTTCTCCACAGGTGTTCAG AGAGTTGCATTATCTACAGCTGCTAATATGTGTAGGAAACTTCCTTCCGATGCATCCGATTTTGTAATGGAAGCGGTTCCACTTCTTACAAATCTACTGAACTACCATGATTCAAAA GTACTGGAGCATGCTTCTGTCTGCCTTACCCATATCGTGGAAGCTTTTTCATCATCCCCAGAAAAATTGGATGAGTTATGCAATCATGGATTGGTTGCACAAGCTGCTAGCCTAATATCTGTTAGCAACTCAGCAGGACAGGCATCCTTGAGTACATCGACATATACG GGTGTGATTCGTCTTCTCTCAATATGCGCAAGCGGATCACCATTGGCATCTAAAACACTTCTCCTCCTTGGAATTAGTGGTATACTTAAAGATGTCCTTTCAGGCTCTGGGTTGGTTGCTGGTACGACAGTAACCCCTACTTTAACAAGACCAGCTGATCAG ATTATTGAGATCGTGAAGCTTGCAGATGAGTTGCTTCCTCCACTACCTGTTGGAACCATTTCATTACCTATGTATTCTGATGTTCACATGAAAGGTTCTTCTGTAAAGAAATCCACCTGTAGTAAGCAGGGTGAACCTGGTTCAATAGAAAATGAATTATCAGGTCGGGAGAAGTTATTGCGTGATCAGCCTGAACTCCTGCATCAGTTTGGTATGGATTTGTTACCTATCATGACACAG GTGTATGGCTCTAGCGTAAGTGGATCAGTACGCCATAAATGCTTATCTGTCATTGGGAAATTAATGTACTATAGCTCAGCCGAGATGATCCAATCTCTCCTTAGCACAACAAACATTTCCAG CTTTTTAGCTGGCATTTTAGGTTGGAAAGATCCACAAGTGCTGATCCCTGCTCTTCAGATAGCAGAAGTTCTAATGGAAAAGCTTCCAgagatatttttaaaaatgtttGTGCGGGAAGGCGTTGTTCATGCTGTAGAGTTACTTATATGCCCAGAGTTCTCTGGTCAGGTCACTCCTCAAATGTCACAGCTGGACAATCATGTCGATTCCATTACATCTTCTTGTTCTAGGCGCAACCGCTGTCGGAATAATGCTGTGAATACTGAAAACAACTTGCCTGATGAACCAAAACGTTCCCATTCTGTGATTGCCAATGCGCTACTAAGCACAACTGAGGTTCAAAATAATGATCTTTGTGCTTTAGTTAGTAATCTTGCAAAGTCATTTAAAGATAAGTATTTCCCTTCAGAGCCTGGCTCAACTGACATTTCGGTGACTGATGACCTCCTTAAACTGAGGGTGCTTTGTGCGAAACTGAATACAACAGCTGACACTATCAAAACAAAAGCTAAAGGAAAATCTAAGGCTACAATGGGCAATAGTTTTGATGTCATATGCAATGTTGAAGACCAGTTGGATAGTATAATTGCTGAAATGTTATCTGAGCTTAGCAAAGGGGATGGTGTTTCGACATTTGAGTTTATTGGAAGTGGAGTTGTTACAGCATTGCTAAACTATCTGTCATGTGGGTCATTTGGGAGGGAAAAGGTGCCTGAAGCAAACTTACCAAATTTGCGTCATCAGGCAGTGAGGCGATATAAGGCATTTATATCTGTTGCCCTTCCAAATTATGAAGATGGGAATAGAACTCCTATGGCATTGCTAGTTCAGAAACTGCAAGGTGCACTCTCTTCATTGGAGCATTTTCCAGTTGTGCTTAGCCATTCTGGAAGGGTACAAACTTTGGGAGGATCGCGTCTGGTGACTGGTTTAGGAACTCTTTCACAGCCCTTCAAGTTGCGCCTTTGTCGAGCGCCAGGTGAAAAGTCGCTTAAGGATTATTCATCCAATATTGTTCTTATCGACCCGTTGGCAAGTCTGGCAGCTGTTGAAGAATTCCTTTGGCCTAGAGTTCAGCGCACTGAGTCAGTCTCAAAACCTGTATTGTCATCTGCAAATAACTCGGAATCTGGAGCAGCTATTTCCACAGCTGGGGCACTATCAATTCCTTCAGCAACTCAATCTGCACGTCGTGCCTCATTAAGGTCAAAGTCCTCAGCTGCCACTAGTGGTGCAATTAACAAGGATCATCAGGAGGGGAGCATAAATGCATTAAAAGGAAAAGGTAAAGCTGTTCTAAAATCGAGTTTGGATGAACCAAAAGGCCCACATACTAGGAATGCTGCACGCAGAAAAGCTGCTTCAGAGAATGATGTTGAACTGAAGCCATCAAATGGCCACAGCACGTTAGAG GATGAAGATCTTGATGCTTCTCCAGTTGAGATTGATGATGCTTTAATGAttgatgacgatgatgaggatGTCTCACAGGATGAAGATGCCGATCATGAG GTTCTCCAAGGGTCTCGTCCTGCCTGTGTTCCTGAGAGAGTGCATGATGTAAGATTGGGAGATGCTGATGATTCGAGTGTCGTCTCATTGGCAAATAGTAATCAGGCACAGCCCTCATCTGGTTCCAGTACAAAAAATACTTCTAGCACGGGACTGGATGCTGCTGAATTTAGAAGTCCAAGCACATTTGGTTCACGGGGTGCAATGTCCTTTGCTGCAGCTGCAATGGCTGGATTAGGTAGTCGTGGTATTAGAGGTAGTCGAGATAGGAGTCGTGCAACTGAGCATTACAATAAATTGATATTTACAGCTGGTGGGAAGCAGCTTAACAAACATTTGACAGTATATCAAGCTGTACAACGGCAAGTAgttcatgatgatgaagatgtaGACCAGTTAGGTGGCTCTGATTTACCTGATGATGGTAACCACTTCTGGGGTGATGTATTTACTGTAACATATCAGAAGGCTGATTACGCAGTGGAGAAAGGGCCTGTGGGAGGTTCAGCTTCAGCGCCAAAATTTTCCCAGTCAGATTCTTGCAAACCATTATCTAGAAAACAGTGTACTTCCCTCCTTGATAGTATTTTGCAAGGAGAGCTTCCTTGTGATTTAGAGAAATCAAACCAAACCTACAACATCTTATCACTCTTACGTGTGTTGGAGGGCCTGAATCAGTTATCTCCTCGTCTGAGACTGCAGGCAACCTCCGATAATTTTGTGGAGGGAAAAGTTGCTACGCTAGATGGACTGTATGGTGTTGGAGCTAAGGTACCCCTGGAGGAGTTTGTCAACACTAAGATGACCCCAAAGCTTGCTCGGCAAATTCAGGATGTTCTTGCACTGTGTAGTGGCAGTTTACCATCTTGGTGTTATCAGCTGACAAAAGCTTGTCCTTTTCTGTTTCCTTTTGAAACACGAAGACAATACTTCTATTCCACAGCTTTTGGGTTATCTCGTGCACTGCATCGTCTTCAGCAACATCCGGGTGATAATAACAACACTGCCATTGAAAGAGAAATTCGGGTTGGTAGATTGCAACGCCAGAAAGTCCGTGTTTCTCGTAACCGTATCTTGGATTCAGCAGCTAAAGTTATGGAGATGTTCTCCAATCAGAAGGCTGTTCTAGAAGTTGAATACTTCGGTGAAGTTGGAACTGGACTTGGTCCAACTTCAGAGTTTTATACTCTCTTAAGCCATGACCTGCAAAGGGTTGACTTAGGATTATGGAGATCTCACTCTACAGGCAATTCTGGCACGCAAATTGATGGGAATGGATATCATTTAATAGGTATAAAGCATGAATCAGAATCACTTTTTGAGAGCAGGAATGTAGTACAAGCACACCTTGGTTTGTTTCCTCAGCCCTGGCCACCTAGTGCTGCTGCATTGGAAGGTAGCAAATTCTTCAAAGTCGTCGAGTATTTCCGATTAGTTGGTCGTGTGATGGCAAAAGCATTGCAAGATGGAAGGCTTCTTGACTTGCCTTTGTCGACAGCATTTTACAAACTATTACTTGGACAA GAACTTGAATTGTATGATGTACTATCATTTGATACTGAGTTTGGAAAGATTTTGCAAGAGCTGCAAATTCTTGTTGCACGTAAGCGATTTCTGGAATCCTGCTGCAGTGATAGCCGAAAAATAGAAGAATTATGCTTCCGTGGTGCTCCTGTTGAAGACCTGTGTTTAGACTTCACTCTTCCAGGCTATCCTGATTATGTTCTAAAGGAAGGTGGAGAGAACGTGGTG GTTGACATTTATAACTTAGAAGAATATATTTCTTTGGTTGTGGATGCTACTGTTAAGACTGGAATAATGCGGCAAGTAGAGGCAATGAAAGCAGGATTTAATcag GTATTCGACATATCATCACTCCAAATATTTTCTCCTCAAGAACTTGATTATCTGATTTGTGGTCGCCGTGAACTTTGGGAG CCGGAAATACTGCTTGAACATATAAAATTCGACCACGGTTATACCTCTAAGAGTCCTGCAATTGTCAAT TTTCTTGAGATCATGGCAGAATTTACTCCTGAGCAGCAACATTCTTTCTGCCAATTTGTGACTGGTGCTCCTCGGCTTCCACCTGGTGGTTTGGCTGCCCTAAATCCTAAATTAACTATTGTTAGGAAG CACTCTTCATCTGCAGCAAATACTACAAATGCAACTGGAGCAATAGAGTCTGCAGATGACGATTTGCCCAGTGTCATGACTTGTGCTAACTATCTTAAACTGCCACCTTACTCAACCAAG GCTATCATGTTAAAGAAACTGCTTTATGCGATCAATGAAGGCCAAGGGTCATTTGATCTTTCGTAA
- the LOC117865349 gene encoding E3 ubiquitin-protein ligase UPL3 isoform X1: protein METRSRKRAEASSSCATSSSRSSKRSRPNPNPNPPANTAAKPAPAPPRTRRSAAANPLPAMDSSGDNNPNPNLLPRRRGRSSNADKGKEQQQPEPSESSRVREAERLLGLGFKGTEDDDDAGFGAGAIPHSLTSASTALQGLLRKLGAGLDDILPSSALSAAAASSSSASGQLGGRLKKVLVGLRADGEDGRQVEALTQLCEMLSIGTEESLRAFSVDSFVPVLVGLLNHESNPDIMLLAARALTHLCDVLPSSCSAVVHYGAVPCFCARLLTIEYMDLAEQSLQALKKISLEHPTACLRAGALMAVLSYLDFFSTGVQRVALSTAANMCRKLPSDASDFVMEAVPLLTNLLNYHDSKVLEHASVCLTHIVEAFSSSPEKLDELCNHGLVAQAASLISVSNSAGQASLSTSTYTGVIRLLSICASGSPLASKTLLLLGISGILKDVLSGSGLVAGTTVTPTLTRPADQIIEIVKLADELLPPLPVGTISLPMYSDVHMKGSSVKKSTCSKQGEPGSIENELSGREKLLRDQPELLHQFGMDLLPIMTQVYGSSVSGSVRHKCLSVIGKLMYYSSAEMIQSLLSTTNISSFLAGILGWKDPQVLIPALQIAEVLMEKLPEIFLKMFVREGVVHAVELLICPEFSGQVTPQMSQLDNHVDSITSSCSRRNRCRNNAVNTENNLPDEPKRSHSVIANALLSTTEVQNNDLCALVSNLAKSFKDKYFPSEPGSTDISVTDDLLKLRVLCAKLNTTADTIKTKAKGKSKATMGNSFDVICNVEDQLDSIIAEMLSELSKGDGVSTFEFIGSGVVTALLNYLSCGSFGREKVPEANLPNLRHQAVRRYKAFISVALPNYEDGNRTPMALLVQKLQGALSSLEHFPVVLSHSGRVQTLGGSRLVTGLGTLSQPFKLRLCRAPGEKSLKDYSSNIVLIDPLASLAAVEEFLWPRVQRTESVSKPVLSSANNSESGAAISTAGALSIPSATQSARRASLRSKSSAATSGAINKDHQEGSINALKGKGKAVLKSSLDEPKGPHTRNAARRKAASENDVELKPSNGHSTLEDEDLDASPVEIDDALMIDDDDEDVSQDEDADHEVVLQGSRPACVPERVHDVRLGDADDSSVVSLANSNQAQPSSGSSTKNTSSTGLDAAEFRSPSTFGSRGAMSFAAAAMAGLGSRGIRGSRDRSRATEHYNKLIFTAGGKQLNKHLTVYQAVQRQVVHDDEDVDQLGGSDLPDDGNHFWGDVFTVTYQKADYAVEKGPVGGSASAPKFSQSDSCKPLSRKQCTSLLDSILQGELPCDLEKSNQTYNILSLLRVLEGLNQLSPRLRLQATSDNFVEGKVATLDGLYGVGAKVPLEEFVNTKMTPKLARQIQDVLALCSGSLPSWCYQLTKACPFLFPFETRRQYFYSTAFGLSRALHRLQQHPGDNNNTAIEREIRVGRLQRQKVRVSRNRILDSAAKVMEMFSNQKAVLEVEYFGEVGTGLGPTSEFYTLLSHDLQRVDLGLWRSHSTGNSGTQIDGNGYHLIGIKHESESLFESRNVVQAHLGLFPQPWPPSAAALEGSKFFKVVEYFRLVGRVMAKALQDGRLLDLPLSTAFYKLLLGQELELYDVLSFDTEFGKILQELQILVARKRFLESCCSDSRKIEELCFRGAPVEDLCLDFTLPGYPDYVLKEGGENVVVDIYNLEEYISLVVDATVKTGIMRQVEAMKAGFNQVFDISSLQIFSPQELDYLICGRRELWEPEILLEHIKFDHGYTSKSPAIVNFLEIMAEFTPEQQHSFCQFVTGAPRLPPGGLAALNPKLTIVRKHSSSAANTTNATGAIESADDDLPSVMTCANYLKLPPYSTKAIMLKKLLYAINEGQGSFDLS, encoded by the exons ATGGAAACGCGCAGCCGCAAGCGGGCTGAGGCCTCCTCTTCTTGCGCGACCTCCTCGTCCCGCTCCTCGAAGCGCTCGCGTcccaaccctaaccctaacccccCCGCAAACACTGCCGCCaagcccgcgccggcgccaccacggacccgccgctccgccgctgCCAACCCCCTCCCCGCGATGGACTCCTCGGGCGACAACAATCCCAACCCCAACCTGCTGccgcgacgccgcggccgctcCTCCAACGCAGATAAAGGtaaggagcagcagcagccggagcCCTCTGAGAGCTCCCGAGTGCGTGAGGCCGAGCGGCTACTGGGCTTAGGTTTCAAGGGCactgaggacgacgacgacgccggatTCGGTGCTGGTGCCATCCCCCACAGCCTGACCTCAGCGAGCACTGCTCTCCAGGGGCTGCTTAGGAAGCTGGGCGCTGGCCTGGATGACATCCTTCCTTCGTCGGCCCTGTCAGCCGCAGCTgcgtcatcatcatcagcatccGGACAGTTGGGTGGGAGGTTGAAGAAGGTACTTGTGGGGCTGCGTGCGGATGGGGAGGACGGGCGGCAGGTGGAGGCACTGACACAACTCTGTGAGATGCTGTCCATTGGCACAGAAGAATCACTCAGAGCATTCTCGGTGGACTCGTTTGTCCCTGTCCTGGTTGGGCTGCTCAATCACGAGAGCAACCCAGACATCATGCTGCTTGCTGCACGTGCCCTAACTCACCTCTGTGATGTGCTTCCATCTTCCTGCTCTGCTGTTGTGCATTATGGTGCTGTGCCCTGCTTTTGCGCCCGGCTTCTCACCATTGAATACATGGACTTGGCGGAGCAG tCTTTGCAAGCTCTTAAGAAAATATCCCTGGAGCATCCAACTGCCTGCTTGCGGGCTGGTGCGCTAATGGCAGTTCTATCATACCTTGACTTTTTCTCCACAGGTGTTCAG AGAGTTGCATTATCTACAGCTGCTAATATGTGTAGGAAACTTCCTTCCGATGCATCCGATTTTGTAATGGAAGCGGTTCCACTTCTTACAAATCTACTGAACTACCATGATTCAAAA GTACTGGAGCATGCTTCTGTCTGCCTTACCCATATCGTGGAAGCTTTTTCATCATCCCCAGAAAAATTGGATGAGTTATGCAATCATGGATTGGTTGCACAAGCTGCTAGCCTAATATCTGTTAGCAACTCAGCAGGACAGGCATCCTTGAGTACATCGACATATACG GGTGTGATTCGTCTTCTCTCAATATGCGCAAGCGGATCACCATTGGCATCTAAAACACTTCTCCTCCTTGGAATTAGTGGTATACTTAAAGATGTCCTTTCAGGCTCTGGGTTGGTTGCTGGTACGACAGTAACCCCTACTTTAACAAGACCAGCTGATCAG ATTATTGAGATCGTGAAGCTTGCAGATGAGTTGCTTCCTCCACTACCTGTTGGAACCATTTCATTACCTATGTATTCTGATGTTCACATGAAAGGTTCTTCTGTAAAGAAATCCACCTGTAGTAAGCAGGGTGAACCTGGTTCAATAGAAAATGAATTATCAGGTCGGGAGAAGTTATTGCGTGATCAGCCTGAACTCCTGCATCAGTTTGGTATGGATTTGTTACCTATCATGACACAG GTGTATGGCTCTAGCGTAAGTGGATCAGTACGCCATAAATGCTTATCTGTCATTGGGAAATTAATGTACTATAGCTCAGCCGAGATGATCCAATCTCTCCTTAGCACAACAAACATTTCCAG CTTTTTAGCTGGCATTTTAGGTTGGAAAGATCCACAAGTGCTGATCCCTGCTCTTCAGATAGCAGAAGTTCTAATGGAAAAGCTTCCAgagatatttttaaaaatgtttGTGCGGGAAGGCGTTGTTCATGCTGTAGAGTTACTTATATGCCCAGAGTTCTCTGGTCAGGTCACTCCTCAAATGTCACAGCTGGACAATCATGTCGATTCCATTACATCTTCTTGTTCTAGGCGCAACCGCTGTCGGAATAATGCTGTGAATACTGAAAACAACTTGCCTGATGAACCAAAACGTTCCCATTCTGTGATTGCCAATGCGCTACTAAGCACAACTGAGGTTCAAAATAATGATCTTTGTGCTTTAGTTAGTAATCTTGCAAAGTCATTTAAAGATAAGTATTTCCCTTCAGAGCCTGGCTCAACTGACATTTCGGTGACTGATGACCTCCTTAAACTGAGGGTGCTTTGTGCGAAACTGAATACAACAGCTGACACTATCAAAACAAAAGCTAAAGGAAAATCTAAGGCTACAATGGGCAATAGTTTTGATGTCATATGCAATGTTGAAGACCAGTTGGATAGTATAATTGCTGAAATGTTATCTGAGCTTAGCAAAGGGGATGGTGTTTCGACATTTGAGTTTATTGGAAGTGGAGTTGTTACAGCATTGCTAAACTATCTGTCATGTGGGTCATTTGGGAGGGAAAAGGTGCCTGAAGCAAACTTACCAAATTTGCGTCATCAGGCAGTGAGGCGATATAAGGCATTTATATCTGTTGCCCTTCCAAATTATGAAGATGGGAATAGAACTCCTATGGCATTGCTAGTTCAGAAACTGCAAGGTGCACTCTCTTCATTGGAGCATTTTCCAGTTGTGCTTAGCCATTCTGGAAGGGTACAAACTTTGGGAGGATCGCGTCTGGTGACTGGTTTAGGAACTCTTTCACAGCCCTTCAAGTTGCGCCTTTGTCGAGCGCCAGGTGAAAAGTCGCTTAAGGATTATTCATCCAATATTGTTCTTATCGACCCGTTGGCAAGTCTGGCAGCTGTTGAAGAATTCCTTTGGCCTAGAGTTCAGCGCACTGAGTCAGTCTCAAAACCTGTATTGTCATCTGCAAATAACTCGGAATCTGGAGCAGCTATTTCCACAGCTGGGGCACTATCAATTCCTTCAGCAACTCAATCTGCACGTCGTGCCTCATTAAGGTCAAAGTCCTCAGCTGCCACTAGTGGTGCAATTAACAAGGATCATCAGGAGGGGAGCATAAATGCATTAAAAGGAAAAGGTAAAGCTGTTCTAAAATCGAGTTTGGATGAACCAAAAGGCCCACATACTAGGAATGCTGCACGCAGAAAAGCTGCTTCAGAGAATGATGTTGAACTGAAGCCATCAAATGGCCACAGCACGTTAGAG GATGAAGATCTTGATGCTTCTCCAGTTGAGATTGATGATGCTTTAATGAttgatgacgatgatgaggatGTCTCACAGGATGAAGATGCCGATCATGAGGTG GTTCTCCAAGGGTCTCGTCCTGCCTGTGTTCCTGAGAGAGTGCATGATGTAAGATTGGGAGATGCTGATGATTCGAGTGTCGTCTCATTGGCAAATAGTAATCAGGCACAGCCCTCATCTGGTTCCAGTACAAAAAATACTTCTAGCACGGGACTGGATGCTGCTGAATTTAGAAGTCCAAGCACATTTGGTTCACGGGGTGCAATGTCCTTTGCTGCAGCTGCAATGGCTGGATTAGGTAGTCGTGGTATTAGAGGTAGTCGAGATAGGAGTCGTGCAACTGAGCATTACAATAAATTGATATTTACAGCTGGTGGGAAGCAGCTTAACAAACATTTGACAGTATATCAAGCTGTACAACGGCAAGTAgttcatgatgatgaagatgtaGACCAGTTAGGTGGCTCTGATTTACCTGATGATGGTAACCACTTCTGGGGTGATGTATTTACTGTAACATATCAGAAGGCTGATTACGCAGTGGAGAAAGGGCCTGTGGGAGGTTCAGCTTCAGCGCCAAAATTTTCCCAGTCAGATTCTTGCAAACCATTATCTAGAAAACAGTGTACTTCCCTCCTTGATAGTATTTTGCAAGGAGAGCTTCCTTGTGATTTAGAGAAATCAAACCAAACCTACAACATCTTATCACTCTTACGTGTGTTGGAGGGCCTGAATCAGTTATCTCCTCGTCTGAGACTGCAGGCAACCTCCGATAATTTTGTGGAGGGAAAAGTTGCTACGCTAGATGGACTGTATGGTGTTGGAGCTAAGGTACCCCTGGAGGAGTTTGTCAACACTAAGATGACCCCAAAGCTTGCTCGGCAAATTCAGGATGTTCTTGCACTGTGTAGTGGCAGTTTACCATCTTGGTGTTATCAGCTGACAAAAGCTTGTCCTTTTCTGTTTCCTTTTGAAACACGAAGACAATACTTCTATTCCACAGCTTTTGGGTTATCTCGTGCACTGCATCGTCTTCAGCAACATCCGGGTGATAATAACAACACTGCCATTGAAAGAGAAATTCGGGTTGGTAGATTGCAACGCCAGAAAGTCCGTGTTTCTCGTAACCGTATCTTGGATTCAGCAGCTAAAGTTATGGAGATGTTCTCCAATCAGAAGGCTGTTCTAGAAGTTGAATACTTCGGTGAAGTTGGAACTGGACTTGGTCCAACTTCAGAGTTTTATACTCTCTTAAGCCATGACCTGCAAAGGGTTGACTTAGGATTATGGAGATCTCACTCTACAGGCAATTCTGGCACGCAAATTGATGGGAATGGATATCATTTAATAGGTATAAAGCATGAATCAGAATCACTTTTTGAGAGCAGGAATGTAGTACAAGCACACCTTGGTTTGTTTCCTCAGCCCTGGCCACCTAGTGCTGCTGCATTGGAAGGTAGCAAATTCTTCAAAGTCGTCGAGTATTTCCGATTAGTTGGTCGTGTGATGGCAAAAGCATTGCAAGATGGAAGGCTTCTTGACTTGCCTTTGTCGACAGCATTTTACAAACTATTACTTGGACAA GAACTTGAATTGTATGATGTACTATCATTTGATACTGAGTTTGGAAAGATTTTGCAAGAGCTGCAAATTCTTGTTGCACGTAAGCGATTTCTGGAATCCTGCTGCAGTGATAGCCGAAAAATAGAAGAATTATGCTTCCGTGGTGCTCCTGTTGAAGACCTGTGTTTAGACTTCACTCTTCCAGGCTATCCTGATTATGTTCTAAAGGAAGGTGGAGAGAACGTGGTG GTTGACATTTATAACTTAGAAGAATATATTTCTTTGGTTGTGGATGCTACTGTTAAGACTGGAATAATGCGGCAAGTAGAGGCAATGAAAGCAGGATTTAATcag GTATTCGACATATCATCACTCCAAATATTTTCTCCTCAAGAACTTGATTATCTGATTTGTGGTCGCCGTGAACTTTGGGAG CCGGAAATACTGCTTGAACATATAAAATTCGACCACGGTTATACCTCTAAGAGTCCTGCAATTGTCAAT TTTCTTGAGATCATGGCAGAATTTACTCCTGAGCAGCAACATTCTTTCTGCCAATTTGTGACTGGTGCTCCTCGGCTTCCACCTGGTGGTTTGGCTGCCCTAAATCCTAAATTAACTATTGTTAGGAAG CACTCTTCATCTGCAGCAAATACTACAAATGCAACTGGAGCAATAGAGTCTGCAGATGACGATTTGCCCAGTGTCATGACTTGTGCTAACTATCTTAAACTGCCACCTTACTCAACCAAG GCTATCATGTTAAAGAAACTGCTTTATGCGATCAATGAAGGCCAAGGGTCATTTGATCTTTCGTAA